One window of Phycisphaeraceae bacterium genomic DNA carries:
- the gluQRS gene encoding tRNA glutamyl-Q(34) synthetase GluQRS, with translation MPKLSVQSAPAGVPHVHRRTRLAPSPTGALHLGNARTFLINWALAKQRGWRIVLRIEDLDTPRVKPGVTDAMLRTLKSLGIDWDEGPIVQSDDLEPYQHAMAKLAGSGRVYPSIESRGEIDTASDAALSAPQEGMRESVFSASRRPGTFPTVFSSEGALANWRFATPEDTVSFADEFAGPQQHSPAKSVGDFVVWTKRNQPSYQLAVVVDDARQGVTHIVRGDDLLDSAARQILLMRALGISEVPNYFHLPLVRGSDGKRLAKRHGDTRVETYLASGVSPERIIALLARWSGIEDAEDEMSSKEFAARFELSRLSPDDVVFTARDDEWLRKPARRKPNS, from the coding sequence ATGCCGAAATTATCGGTGCAGTCTGCACCGGCGGGCGTGCCGCATGTTCATAGACGGACACGACTTGCGCCTTCGCCGACCGGCGCATTGCATCTCGGGAATGCTCGGACGTTTCTCATCAATTGGGCGCTCGCCAAGCAGCGAGGCTGGCGGATCGTGCTCCGCATCGAAGATCTCGACACGCCGCGTGTAAAGCCCGGTGTGACCGATGCGATGCTTCGGACGCTCAAGTCGCTCGGGATTGATTGGGACGAGGGACCGATCGTCCAAAGCGATGATCTCGAGCCCTATCAACACGCGATGGCAAAGCTCGCGGGCTCGGGACGGGTCTATCCGTCGATCGAGAGTCGGGGCGAGATCGACACTGCCTCGGACGCTGCACTGTCCGCGCCGCAGGAAGGAATGCGTGAATCCGTTTTTTCTGCATCGAGGCGGCCCGGCACGTTCCCGACGGTGTTTTCCTCGGAAGGCGCTCTCGCAAACTGGCGGTTTGCCACGCCGGAAGACACTGTCAGCTTCGCCGACGAATTCGCCGGTCCGCAGCAGCACTCACCCGCGAAGTCCGTAGGCGATTTCGTGGTCTGGACAAAGCGCAATCAGCCTTCGTACCAGCTCGCGGTGGTTGTCGATGATGCGAGGCAAGGTGTCACTCACATCGTGCGAGGCGACGACCTGCTCGACTCGGCCGCACGCCAGATCCTTCTGATGCGGGCGCTCGGAATCTCAGAGGTGCCGAACTATTTCCACCTGCCGCTGGTCCGCGGATCAGATGGAAAGCGGCTGGCAAAGAGGCACGGCGACACACGCGTTGAGACCTATCTGGCATCGGGCGTCAGTCCGGAGCGGATCATCGCCCTTTTGGCGAGGTGGTCCGGAATCGAGGATGCAGAAGACGAAATGAGCTCGAAAGAATTCGCGGCACGATTCGAACTCTCCCGGCTCTCTCCGGATGATGTAGTCTTTACCGCTCGCGATGACGAATGGCTGCGAAAGCCCGCGCGCCGGAAGCCGAACTCATGA
- a CDS encoding riboflavin synthase, whose translation MFTGIVQALGRVVSLKRQAPGLRIEIDPADWAFRPAEGDSISVDGCCLTVVSATVSLWSFDAVPETLAKTTLGSWKVGKKVNLEHAATAATFLGGHIVQGHVDGVGTVLDVRSGSDWRLRIRPGAQLMEFMVPKGSVALSGVSLTLAEVSPKGGWIDVALIPATLEKTNLSDLAPGDNVNVEADSMAKTMIHWLRNYSAASV comes from the coding sequence ATGTTCACCGGAATTGTGCAGGCCCTCGGAAGGGTTGTTTCGCTCAAACGACAGGCGCCGGGACTGCGCATCGAGATTGACCCTGCCGACTGGGCTTTTCGCCCGGCCGAAGGCGACTCGATCTCGGTTGATGGCTGCTGCCTGACCGTCGTTTCTGCGACAGTGAGTCTTTGGAGCTTCGACGCTGTCCCGGAAACGCTCGCGAAGACGACGCTCGGTTCGTGGAAAGTGGGCAAGAAGGTGAATCTGGAACACGCCGCGACCGCCGCGACGTTCCTGGGGGGCCACATTGTCCAAGGGCATGTGGACGGCGTCGGAACTGTCCTCGATGTTCGATCCGGGTCCGATTGGAGGCTGCGGATTCGTCCGGGAGCGCAGTTGATGGAATTCATGGTCCCCAAGGGCTCGGTCGCACTGAGCGGGGTCTCGCTGACGCTCGCCGAGGTCTCGCCAAAGGGGGGCTGGATCGATGTCGCGCTCATCCCGGCGACGCTCGAAAAGACCAATCTTTCCGATCTAGCTCCGGGCGACAATGTGAATGTCGAAGCCGATTCCATGGCCAAGACGATGATCCATTGGCTTCGGAACTACTCCGCTGCGAGCGTGTGA
- a CDS encoding PQQ-binding-like beta-propeller repeat protein, which produces MANLQLFRSTAIRLLLASSAVALASCANKSTAKSPETEATKTAPAAPAHPKSAPIGGYSISDANFLELGYRRDWTAFPYLTKQQKLQTLVPAGDLVLALETGSTVTGLETSNGAMRWANELATPLTRFVGLNREGDKVFASADSELFVLSANNGDVQARQSYSRVVNTSPIVYGNLCIYGTTTGHVLAHRTDLGVTGWAFLLRGAIDHKPVVVGPLHSDDEIVGAISQSGQYVFLSAKAGRPLGRGEIFGGLDTDPIAAQGLMIAAGRDQSLWGLRPDGSVAWRIRCDQPLTRQPSTDGQTVWSQLGTEGLSAVDASSGKVVWSNRVVEGSVIGIRAGNLVVWNGSLVLLLDKDRGDIIRSYVVPQTVMMLTDKFEDGNLYAVSDGGVVVRFVPRS; this is translated from the coding sequence ATGGCGAATCTTCAGCTCTTCCGTTCCACCGCAATCCGACTTTTGCTTGCTTCGAGCGCCGTCGCGCTCGCTTCGTGTGCGAACAAGAGCACCGCCAAGTCGCCGGAGACAGAAGCCACGAAGACCGCGCCGGCCGCGCCCGCTCATCCGAAATCCGCGCCGATCGGTGGCTATTCCATCAGCGATGCAAATTTTCTTGAACTCGGATACCGCAGAGACTGGACCGCTTTCCCCTATCTGACCAAGCAACAGAAACTCCAGACTCTTGTTCCGGCCGGCGACCTTGTGCTTGCGCTCGAAACCGGGTCCACCGTCACCGGCCTCGAAACATCGAACGGTGCGATGCGATGGGCGAACGAACTGGCCACTCCACTGACCCGATTCGTCGGGCTCAATCGCGAAGGCGACAAGGTCTTTGCTTCGGCGGATAGCGAGCTCTTCGTGCTTTCCGCCAACAACGGGGATGTGCAGGCACGCCAAAGCTATTCGCGCGTCGTCAATACCTCCCCGATTGTCTACGGAAATCTCTGCATTTACGGAACAACGACCGGGCACGTTCTTGCACATCGAACGGATCTCGGCGTCACCGGCTGGGCGTTCCTGCTCCGCGGCGCGATCGATCACAAACCGGTCGTGGTCGGCCCGCTTCATTCGGACGACGAGATCGTTGGGGCGATTTCACAATCCGGTCAATACGTCTTTCTGAGCGCCAAGGCCGGCCGCCCGCTTGGTCGGGGAGAAATCTTCGGCGGGCTTGATACCGACCCGATCGCGGCCCAGGGCTTGATGATCGCTGCCGGCCGAGACCAGTCTCTCTGGGGTCTCCGACCCGACGGAAGCGTGGCTTGGAGAATTCGCTGCGATCAGCCTCTCACCCGTCAGCCCTCGACCGATGGGCAGACCGTGTGGAGCCAGCTCGGCACGGAAGGCTTGTCCGCCGTGGACGCATCCAGCGGCAAAGTTGTCTGGTCGAACCGAGTCGTCGAGGGATCGGTCATCGGAATCCGCGCCGGAAATCTGGTGGTGTGGAACGGGTCCTTGGTGCTTCTGCTCGACAAAGACCGAGGCGACATCATCCGTTCCTATGTCGTTCCGCAGACCGTGATGATGTTGACCGACAAATTCGAAGACGGCAACCTCTATGCTGTCAGCGACGGCGGAGTTGTGGTGCGGTTTGTGCCCCGCTCCTGA
- a CDS encoding serine/threonine-protein phosphatase yields MATIAFCAGREADVAAARWLAPVLAEWPGEEVPSTDRRDFDRLLGAESDTASLHDYSCLFIILRGDEETTALAKFFDQLHGLGLPAVVITPREHAIRSLVHKDGVIVLGGREPAGRVAAMVFALCERQSFVEQLSREVRSGSGMDKGIRGEMDRLHEELHLAATVQRELLPQRLPEDCEIEFASLYHPATYVSGDLFDARAIDEHRVAFFIADAVGHGVPAALITMMLSRALLNELAIGTASGGEISPAACLSGLNKELCHHAAGNYRFATAVCGVLDKRDFSVRLAGAGHPPSLLLHGGEMQSLESQGPLLGVFAEAEYTDETVTLQPGATLLLYTDGFELAFPAADEPVADRRVAPREYLKHMGLLDSISDVGVREGMDRLAQAIAGQEGSLHQRDDVTALAIRRLDLRQLRRAA; encoded by the coding sequence GTGGCCACGATCGCATTCTGTGCCGGTCGCGAAGCGGATGTCGCCGCGGCACGCTGGCTCGCGCCCGTGCTGGCCGAGTGGCCCGGGGAAGAAGTTCCTTCGACGGACAGGCGGGATTTCGACCGGCTGCTCGGCGCGGAATCGGACACGGCATCGCTGCACGACTACTCGTGTCTCTTCATCATTCTCCGGGGCGATGAAGAGACCACGGCACTCGCCAAGTTCTTTGATCAACTTCACGGGCTCGGTCTTCCCGCTGTCGTCATCACTCCACGCGAACACGCGATCCGAAGCCTCGTGCACAAGGACGGTGTGATTGTGCTCGGCGGTCGCGAGCCCGCCGGACGAGTCGCGGCAATGGTCTTCGCCCTTTGCGAACGCCAGTCGTTTGTCGAACAGCTCTCGCGCGAAGTGCGCTCCGGAAGCGGCATGGATAAAGGCATCCGGGGCGAGATGGATCGCCTGCACGAAGAACTCCATCTCGCGGCAACCGTGCAGCGGGAATTGCTCCCCCAGCGATTGCCCGAAGACTGCGAGATCGAGTTCGCGTCTCTCTATCACCCGGCGACCTACGTCAGCGGCGATCTGTTCGATGCTCGCGCAATCGATGAACACCGCGTGGCATTCTTCATTGCGGATGCGGTGGGACACGGCGTGCCGGCGGCGCTCATCACCATGATGCTCTCCCGCGCGCTGCTGAACGAGTTGGCGATCGGTACGGCTTCCGGCGGAGAGATCAGTCCTGCGGCCTGTCTTTCGGGACTCAACAAAGAACTCTGCCACCACGCTGCAGGAAACTATCGCTTCGCAACGGCGGTCTGCGGCGTGCTCGATAAGCGGGATTTTTCGGTGCGTCTCGCGGGCGCAGGGCATCCGCCCAGCCTGCTCTTGCACGGGGGAGAGATGCAATCGCTGGAAAGCCAGGGGCCGCTGCTGGGCGTGTTCGCAGAAGCCGAGTACACCGACGAAACGGTGACGCTCCAGCCGGGCGCGACTCTCCTGCTCTACACCGACGGCTTCGAACTGGCGTTCCCCGCGGCCGATGAGCCCGTGGCCGATCGGCGTGTCGCGCCGCGTGAATACCTCAAGCACATGGGTCTGCTTGATTCCATCAGCGATGTCGGAGTGCGTGAAGGCATGGACCGGCTCGCGCAGGCGATCGCCGGTCAGGAAGGATCGCTCCATCAGCGTGACGACGTCACGGCCCTCGCGATTCGCAGGCTCGACCTCCGGCAATTGCGCCGGGCGGCATAA
- a CDS encoding sigma-54-dependent Fis family transcriptional regulator, giving the protein MPEDREKLAAQVLIVEDEPDHADVMADALRKPGHVCTIVNDVGGALEELKGGAFDVIVTDLRMPGSGGKDGVASDGADAGLKVLEAARRLQPSAETIMVTAHGDVPTARAAFKQGAYDFIQKPLDLEVFRNLVNRASETVLLRHQNDELKVQADSAGFDGLVASSEPMRRVLRTIRTVAPSNIPVLITGESGTGKELIALAVHKLSKRAAPPGTQSNGGFLGGGNGAGGRYVAFNCAGQSESLLEDQLFGHIRGAFTGADKDRPGVFEYADGGTLFLDEIGDMPLSMQAKLLRVLESGEVVRLGSNEPRHTDVRFVSATNKDLREMVKAGTFREDLFFRINGSHVHLPALRERREDIPPLVRAFVDRFMQELAPGKPSPRVSDAAMMRLTSYDWPGNVRQLLNVIQNMVVTALGEDVPPGGEFSLDVRHIPDEVRVGDAVEADSTSDSASVGASLAGTSLEAIEKRAIRETLRLTQGNREHAAKLLGIGERTLYRKLKEYGLR; this is encoded by the coding sequence ATGCCCGAAGATCGCGAAAAACTCGCGGCGCAGGTTCTCATCGTCGAAGATGAACCCGACCACGCCGACGTCATGGCCGATGCGCTCCGCAAGCCCGGACACGTTTGCACCATTGTGAACGATGTCGGCGGCGCGCTCGAGGAACTCAAGGGCGGCGCGTTCGACGTGATCGTCACCGATCTCCGTATGCCCGGCTCGGGTGGAAAAGACGGGGTCGCTTCCGATGGCGCGGACGCGGGGCTGAAAGTGCTCGAAGCGGCGCGAAGATTGCAGCCCTCGGCGGAAACGATCATGGTCACCGCGCACGGCGATGTACCGACGGCGCGCGCCGCGTTCAAGCAGGGCGCGTACGACTTCATCCAGAAGCCGCTCGATCTCGAGGTGTTTCGCAATCTCGTCAACCGCGCGTCCGAGACGGTGCTGCTCCGCCACCAGAACGACGAACTCAAGGTGCAGGCCGACAGCGCCGGCTTCGACGGGCTGGTTGCTTCGAGCGAACCGATGCGAAGGGTTCTGCGCACCATCCGCACCGTCGCGCCCAGCAACATCCCGGTGCTGATCACCGGAGAGAGCGGCACCGGCAAGGAACTTATCGCGCTCGCCGTCCACAAGCTCAGCAAGCGCGCCGCGCCACCGGGCACGCAAAGCAACGGCGGGTTTCTCGGCGGCGGCAACGGCGCGGGCGGGCGCTACGTCGCGTTCAACTGCGCGGGCCAGAGCGAGAGCTTGCTCGAAGATCAGTTGTTCGGGCACATCCGCGGCGCGTTCACGGGCGCCGACAAGGATCGGCCAGGAGTTTTCGAATACGCCGATGGTGGCACGCTCTTTCTCGATGAGATCGGCGACATGCCGCTCAGCATGCAGGCCAAGCTGCTGCGCGTGCTCGAGAGCGGCGAGGTGGTGCGACTCGGTTCCAACGAGCCGCGCCACACCGACGTGCGGTTCGTCAGCGCTACGAACAAAGACCTGCGCGAGATGGTCAAAGCGGGCACGTTCCGCGAAGACCTGTTCTTCCGAATCAACGGATCGCACGTGCATCTGCCGGCGCTGCGCGAGCGGCGCGAAGATATTCCGCCCCTCGTGCGCGCGTTCGTCGATCGTTTCATGCAGGAGCTGGCGCCCGGCAAGCCTTCCCCGAGAGTGTCCGACGCCGCGATGATGCGACTCACCAGTTACGACTGGCCGGGCAACGTGCGCCAGCTCCTCAACGTCATTCAGAACATGGTCGTGACGGCGCTCGGCGAAGACGTTCCGCCCGGCGGCGAGTTCAGTCTCGACGTGCGCCACATTCCAGATGAAGTGCGCGTCGGCGATGCGGTCGAAGCGGACTCGACCTCGGATTCCGCTTCGGTCGGGGCGTCTCTCGCCGGCACCAGTCTCGAAGCGATCGAAAAGCGAGCGATCCGCGAAACGCTCCGCCTCACGCAAGGGAACCGCGAGCACGCGGCAAAGCTGCTCGGGATCGGCGAACGCACGCTCTATCGCAAGCTGAAGGAATACGGTCTTCGCTAG
- a CDS encoding crossover junction endodeoxyribonuclease RuvC: MRIVGIDPGLRITGYGCIDVVDGAVSLVEAGVFRLGKALSRSERDAVEFRVGDAHSISSRLSELDRDFRVMLDRLRPDVVAVEALFAHYKHPATAIVMGHSRGILLLAIRQLGMNLLEFKPTMVKKSVTGNGLAKKQQVQLAVRAMLGLTELPEPPDMADALAVAICASRRAAVPALG; the protein is encoded by the coding sequence ATGCGGATCGTCGGGATAGACCCCGGGCTTCGGATCACCGGATACGGCTGCATCGATGTTGTCGATGGCGCCGTGAGCCTGGTCGAGGCCGGCGTGTTCCGGCTTGGCAAGGCGCTCAGCCGGAGCGAGCGCGACGCCGTGGAATTCCGCGTCGGTGATGCGCACAGCATTTCTTCTCGGCTCTCCGAACTCGATCGCGATTTCCGCGTGATGCTCGACCGGCTCCGCCCGGATGTCGTCGCCGTTGAAGCGCTCTTCGCTCACTACAAGCACCCGGCGACCGCGATCGTGATGGGGCATTCGCGCGGCATCCTGCTGCTCGCGATCCGTCAGCTCGGGATGAATCTGCTCGAATTCAAGCCGACGATGGTGAAAAAGTCCGTGACCGGGAACGGGTTAGCCAAGAAGCAGCAGGTCCAACTCGCCGTTCGCGCCATGCTCGGGCTCACCGAACTTCCCGAGCCACCCGACATGGCCGACGCGCTGGCCGTCGCGATCTGCGCTTCCCGCCGCGCGGCCGTTCCGGCGCTTGGCTAG
- a CDS encoding NADPH:quinone reductase: MKSIRVHSFGDPSVLRYETVPDPVPAAGQVLIRVRAIGVNPVDTYIRAGIYGPQQFPFVPGYDACGQIEQVGAGVSNFKVGDRVVLYRPPSGAYAELIACEPAHLFTLPSALSFEEGAGLGVPYFTAQVALFDRGRAAKGEAVLIHGATGGVGTAAIQLAHAAGLKVLGTGSTDKGKSLATKLGASRVFDHSKPGYLEEIRNATDGRGPDLIIEMLANVNLENDMTIAAPKGRIVIVGNRGKIEITPRLMMKGNLDVLGMSLHNTSDAELHRAWSQIAQGVESGKLKPIIGETMPLAQAAKAHEKILEPGAAGKIILVP, from the coding sequence ATGAAATCAATCCGCGTGCATTCGTTTGGCGACCCATCTGTTCTCCGGTACGAGACAGTTCCCGATCCCGTGCCCGCGGCGGGCCAGGTCCTCATCCGCGTGCGCGCGATCGGCGTCAATCCGGTCGATACCTACATTCGCGCCGGCATCTACGGGCCTCAACAGTTCCCCTTCGTTCCGGGGTACGACGCTTGCGGCCAGATCGAACAGGTCGGTGCCGGAGTCTCGAACTTCAAGGTGGGCGATCGCGTCGTGCTCTACCGGCCGCCCAGCGGTGCGTACGCAGAACTGATCGCGTGCGAGCCCGCGCATCTGTTTACGCTTCCTTCTGCGCTCTCGTTCGAAGAGGGGGCGGGTTTGGGAGTGCCTTATTTCACGGCGCAGGTCGCGCTCTTCGACCGCGGGCGAGCCGCCAAGGGCGAAGCCGTTCTGATCCACGGGGCGACGGGCGGCGTGGGCACCGCGGCAATCCAACTGGCGCACGCCGCCGGCCTGAAGGTCCTCGGCACTGGGAGCACGGACAAAGGCAAATCGCTCGCGACCAAGCTGGGCGCAAGCCGCGTCTTCGATCATTCAAAGCCGGGATACCTCGAGGAAATCCGCAACGCGACCGACGGCCGCGGGCCCGATCTCATCATCGAGATGCTCGCGAACGTTAATCTTGAAAACGACATGACGATCGCGGCCCCCAAAGGCCGGATCGTGATCGTCGGCAATCGGGGGAAGATCGAGATCACGCCTCGCCTGATGATGAAAGGGAATCTCGATGTGCTCGGGATGAGCCTTCACAACACGTCCGATGCCGAATTGCACCGGGCCTGGTCTCAGATCGCGCAGGGCGTGGAGTCGGGCAAGTTGAAGCCGATCATCGGCGAGACGATGCCGCTCGCGCAGGCCGCAAAGGCACACGAGAAAATCCTCGAGCCCGGCGCCGCGGGAAAGATCATCCTCGTTCCCTGA
- a CDS encoding DUF192 domain-containing protein, which yields MIKPIRSTSLHLAATFVIVGFWGASIGCEEPYSTTEKTTHVNISGKPFTLELAINQDSRVQGLSGRTSIADDGGMLFVFPDSEVGKHEFVMRDCPIPIDIIFLDRSRRVTATHAMKVEEARREGEDTMTYENRLKRYPSRFDSQFAIELQGGMLEKLSVKPGELINIDPSLASKAK from the coding sequence ATGATCAAGCCCATCCGAAGCACCTCCCTGCATCTTGCCGCAACCTTCGTCATCGTCGGTTTTTGGGGCGCCTCGATCGGTTGCGAAGAGCCCTACTCCACAACCGAAAAGACCACCCATGTGAATATCAGCGGCAAGCCGTTCACGCTCGAACTCGCGATCAATCAGGACTCGCGCGTCCAGGGGCTCTCCGGGCGCACGTCGATCGCGGACGACGGCGGGATGCTCTTCGTGTTTCCGGACTCGGAAGTCGGCAAGCACGAGTTTGTGATGCGCGATTGCCCGATTCCGATCGACATCATTTTTCTCGATCGTTCCAGGCGCGTCACCGCGACGCACGCGATGAAAGTGGAAGAAGCGCGCCGTGAAGGCGAAGACACCATGACCTACGAAAACCGGCTCAAGCGTTACCCCAGCCGCTTCGACTCCCAATTCGCGATCGAACTCCAGGGTGGGATGCTTGAGAAGCTTTCCGTGAAGCCCGGAGAACTCATAAACATCGATCCGTCATTAGCGTCGAAGGCAAAGTGA
- the purH gene encoding bifunctional phosphoribosylaminoimidazolecarboxamide formyltransferase/IMP cyclohydrolase — protein sequence MNDLVTIRRAIISVSDKTGLIEFARALARREIEIISTGGTAAALEKAGIRVTPIDQITGFPEIMDGRVKTLHPKVHGALLAVRDDPSHQEALEKHDIAPIDLVCVNLYPFERTIAATGVERDEAIEQIDIGGPSMIRSASKNHDWVTVVVSPDQYEAVVGDLNSLGGKTSLSLRRDLAAAAFRRTSAYDAAIANYLGGKTADTPGFSQKLGQEFSLVQELRYGENPHQKAALYANSNAATSTIPRARQLHGKELGYNNIADAAGALELVRALKIIAPDLAGAAVIKHANPCGCAIAKSAFDALENAIAGDPLAAYGGIIALSAPVELKVAERLCRDDTFAEVLIAPSFAPEAVEAMKKRWFNMRILEVGPIEQSKEAELEQRSIPGGLLVQTRDALLAAPKEFARKAGPEPKAETIRIAQFMEVTTRAIASNAVAIGGLDPKSGVIRLFGAGAGQMDRLTSCRLAAQKAGALAKGAVAFSDAFFPFPDGPQVLIDAGVAAIVHPGGSKRDQETFDLCEKRGVTCITTGLRHFRH from the coding sequence ATGAACGACCTTGTCACCATCCGGCGGGCCATCATTTCCGTTTCGGACAAAACCGGATTGATCGAATTCGCGCGCGCCCTGGCGCGTCGCGAGATCGAGATCATTTCGACGGGCGGAACGGCGGCGGCGCTCGAAAAAGCCGGAATCCGGGTCACACCCATAGACCAGATCACCGGTTTTCCGGAGATCATGGACGGACGGGTGAAAACTCTTCATCCAAAGGTGCACGGCGCTCTGCTCGCGGTGCGCGACGATCCGAGCCACCAGGAAGCGCTCGAGAAGCACGACATCGCGCCGATCGATCTGGTGTGCGTGAATCTGTATCCGTTCGAAAGGACGATCGCCGCGACCGGCGTTGAACGCGACGAAGCGATCGAACAGATCGACATCGGCGGTCCGTCGATGATCCGTTCGGCTTCCAAGAACCACGATTGGGTCACCGTGGTCGTCTCACCGGACCAGTACGAAGCGGTGGTTGGCGATCTGAATTCGCTGGGTGGAAAAACCAGCCTCTCACTCAGGCGCGATCTCGCTGCTGCGGCATTTCGCCGAACGAGCGCGTACGACGCCGCGATCGCGAACTACCTCGGCGGAAAAACAGCCGATACTCCCGGATTCTCTCAGAAACTGGGCCAGGAATTCTCGCTCGTCCAGGAACTTCGGTACGGCGAAAACCCGCATCAGAAAGCGGCGCTCTACGCGAACTCAAACGCCGCGACCTCGACAATTCCGCGGGCGCGCCAGCTCCACGGCAAGGAGCTCGGGTACAACAACATCGCGGATGCCGCGGGCGCACTCGAGCTTGTGCGGGCCCTGAAGATCATCGCGCCGGACCTCGCGGGGGCTGCCGTCATCAAGCACGCGAATCCGTGCGGGTGCGCGATCGCGAAGTCGGCGTTCGACGCACTCGAGAACGCGATCGCGGGCGATCCGCTCGCGGCGTACGGCGGGATCATCGCGCTCTCGGCGCCGGTGGAGCTGAAGGTTGCCGAGCGGCTCTGCCGCGACGACACGTTTGCGGAAGTCTTGATCGCGCCGTCGTTCGCGCCGGAGGCCGTCGAGGCGATGAAGAAGCGCTGGTTCAACATGCGGATCCTCGAAGTGGGTCCGATCGAGCAGTCGAAAGAGGCGGAGCTTGAGCAACGGTCGATCCCCGGCGGGCTGCTGGTCCAGACTCGGGATGCTCTTCTTGCGGCGCCCAAAGAATTCGCGCGGAAAGCCGGACCCGAGCCGAAGGCCGAAACGATCCGCATCGCTCAGTTTATGGAAGTCACGACTCGCGCCATCGCCAGCAACGCTGTCGCGATCGGCGGCCTCGATCCAAAGTCCGGCGTGATCCGCCTCTTCGGCGCCGGCGCGGGACAGATGGACCGGCTCACATCCTGCCGCCTCGCGGCACAGAAGGCCGGAGCGCTCGCCAAAGGCGCGGTCGCGTTCAGCGACGCGTTCTTCCCCTTTCCCGATGGACCGCAGGTGTTGATCGATGCCGGAGTTGCGGCGATTGTCCACCCCGGCGGCAGCAAGCGCGATCAGGAGACGTTTGATCTCTGCGAGAAGCGCGGCGTGACCTGTATCACGACCGGGTTGCGGCATTTCCGGCACTAG